The Neoarius graeffei isolate fNeoGra1 chromosome 12, fNeoGra1.pri, whole genome shotgun sequence genome window below encodes:
- the LOC132894987 gene encoding odorant receptor 131-2-like: MSVSNDSTAEILLIHQQIYQVALTEGPISKVSFAILIALFFIYLNSIMVYTLWSKPVFKETPRYILFNHMLFNDLIQLFVTSLLYIFGLAYLRLVMASCAFIVIVSGTTFRNAPLNLALMSLERYVAICFPLRHAEIVTQKRTCIAIGIIWFMGLINYIVDLFYSALTDPKVLTSQIFCTRERLFIKQWQVDLHQGFNVFYFVSVSMIILFTYVSILITTKSISSNKDSATKAHKTVLLHLIQLGLCLTSFLYSIIERAAAMASSSSSLFMDLRYLNYLFVLILPRCLSPLIYGLRDDAVRPLLLYYFCYVRGKHRSTVSVH, from the coding sequence ATGTCAGTTTCTAATGATAGCACAGCTGAAATTTTGCTTATACATCAGCAAATATATCAGGTTGCACTGACTGAGGGACCAATATCAAAGGTTAGTTTTGCAATATTAATAGCTCTGTTCTTTATCTATTTGAATTCCATCATGGTCTACACTCTTTGGAGTAAGCCTGTTTTTAAAGAGACTCCACGCTACATTCTGTTTAACCACATGCTTTTCAATGACTTGATTCAGCTCTTTGTTACATCTTTGTTGTATATTTTTGGTCTGGCCTATCTCAGGTTAGTCATGGCCTCTTGTGCTTTTATTGTAATTGTTTCAGGTACAACTTttcgtaatgcacctttaaacctGGCTCTGATGTCACTAGAGCGTTATGTGGCCATATGCTTTCCTCTAAGACATGCTGAAATAGTCACTCAGAAAAGAACTTGTATTGCCATTGGAATTATTTGGTTTATGGGTTTGATAAACTATATAGTTGACTTGTTTTACAGTGCACTGACAGATCCTAAAGTTTTAACCTCACAAATATTTTGCACGAGAGAAAGGCTCTTCATAAAGCAGTGGCAAGTAGACCTCCATCAGGGCTtcaatgtattttattttgtgtCAGTGTCTATGATCATCCTTTTCACTTATGTCAGCATTTTGATTACAACCAAGTCTATTTCTTCCAATAAAGACTCTGCTACTAAAGCCCACAAAACTGTGCTGCTGCACCTAATTCAGCTGGGCCTGTGCCTTACCTCTTTTCTCTACAGCATTATAGAGCGAGCTGCAGCAATGGCCAGCAGTAGCAGCAGCCTCTTCATGGACCTGCGTTATCTAAACTATTTGTTTGTGCTGATCTTGCCTCGCTGCTTGAGCCCACTCATCTATGGACTGAGAGATGATGCTGTACGGCCCTTACTCCTGTATTACTTTTGCTATGTCAGAGGGAAACACAGGTCTACTGTCAGTGTACACTGA